From the Roseateles sp. XES5 genome, one window contains:
- a CDS encoding NAD(P)H-dependent glycerol-3-phosphate dehydrogenase, with translation MTVSSRIAVVGAGAFGTALASVAAASGGDVTLIGRNAEAVAAMRATRRNDKVLPGIDLPEALAFSADAEVVRGAGIVLFAMPSQAQREAARSLAPLLAPGAAVVICAKGMEKGTGRLLTDVLEEELPGREIAVLSGPGFAADIAKGLPTAMVIAARTTAIGATLAQALSGPTFRLYPSTDRIGVQLGGALKNVLAIACGIIEGAELGDSARAALISRGLAELSRFVEAHGGEGITVTGLSGLGDLVLTGTSHQSRNLRFGIALGRHGNAAGWSGDLVEGAFAASVASGVAAGKGIDMPITDAVARIIDGTLDVKTAIGQLMTRPITQE, from the coding sequence ATGACGGTCAGTTCGCGGATCGCCGTCGTCGGCGCAGGGGCTTTCGGCACGGCGCTGGCAAGCGTGGCCGCCGCCAGCGGTGGCGATGTCACGCTGATCGGCCGCAATGCCGAGGCCGTCGCGGCCATGCGCGCTACCCGGCGAAACGACAAGGTCCTGCCCGGCATCGACCTGCCGGAAGCCCTTGCCTTCAGCGCGGATGCGGAAGTGGTGCGGGGCGCTGGCATCGTGCTCTTCGCCATGCCCTCGCAGGCGCAACGCGAAGCCGCGCGGTCGCTGGCCCCGCTGCTGGCGCCCGGCGCGGCGGTCGTCATCTGTGCCAAGGGCATGGAAAAGGGTACCGGCCGTCTGCTGACGGATGTGCTGGAAGAGGAATTGCCGGGCCGCGAGATCGCGGTGCTGTCCGGCCCCGGCTTCGCGGCCGATATCGCCAAGGGCCTGCCGACGGCGATGGTGATCGCCGCGCGCACGACCGCGATCGGCGCCACGCTGGCGCAGGCGCTGTCCGGCCCGACCTTCCGCCTCTATCCCTCGACCGATCGCATCGGGGTGCAGCTCGGCGGCGCGCTGAAGAACGTGCTGGCGATCGCCTGCGGCATCATCGAGGGTGCTGAACTTGGCGATTCCGCCCGGGCGGCGCTGATCTCGCGCGGGCTTGCGGAGCTGTCGCGCTTCGTCGAAGCCCATGGCGGGGAAGGCATTACCGTGACGGGCCTGTCCGGTCTCGGCGACCTCGTTTTGACCGGCACCAGCCACCAGTCGCGCAATCTTCGCTTCGGCATCGCGCTCGGCCGGCATGGCAATGCCGCGGGCTGGTCGGGCGATCTCGTGGAAGGCGCCTTTGCCGCCTCGGTCGCCTCGGGCGTGGCGGCCGGCAAGGGCATCGACATGCCGATCACCGACGCGGTCGCGCGCATCATCGACGGCACGCTCGACGTGAAGACCGCCATCGGGCAGCTGATGACGCGCCCCATTACCCAGGAATAA
- a CDS encoding YciI-like protein — MHFAFLCKDKPGALQVRLDTRPDHLAYLNALNAEGKLAFAGPFLGDDGKPTGSLVVVKAETIDEARQIAGNDPYSKAGLFAEVEVKAWNWVFNNPEA; from the coding sequence ATGCATTTCGCATTCCTCTGCAAGGACAAGCCGGGTGCGCTTCAGGTGCGCCTCGATACGCGCCCCGATCACCTCGCCTATCTCAATGCGCTCAATGCCGAGGGCAAGCTCGCCTTCGCCGGCCCCTTCCTCGGCGATGACGGCAAGCCCACCGGCAGCCTGGTCGTCGTCAAGGCGGAAACGATCGATGAGGCACGGCAGATTGCCGGGAACGACCCCTATTCCAAGGCGGGCCTCTTCGCCGAGGTCGAGGTGAAGGCCTGGAACTGGGTCTTCAACAATCCGGAGGCCTGA
- a CDS encoding EVE domain-containing protein, with the protein MAFWLYKSEPFKWSWQMQKDVGSAGEEWTGVRNYQARNNMRAMKIGDKGFFYHSNEGLEIVGITEVCALSHPDSTAGEDPRWDCVDIRAVRDMPRPVSLRDIKANAKLANMSLVTSMRLSVQPVTEEEWIEVCRMGGLDNPPL; encoded by the coding sequence ATGGCATTCTGGCTCTACAAGTCCGAACCCTTCAAGTGGTCCTGGCAGATGCAGAAGGATGTCGGCTCTGCCGGCGAGGAATGGACGGGCGTGCGCAACTACCAGGCGCGCAACAACATGCGGGCCATGAAGATCGGCGACAAGGGCTTCTTCTACCACTCCAACGAGGGGCTGGAGATCGTCGGCATCACGGAGGTCTGCGCCCTGTCGCATCCCGATTCGACGGCCGGCGAGGATCCGCGCTGGGATTGCGTGGATATCCGCGCGGTCCGCGACATGCCCAGGCCCGTCTCGCTGAGGGACATCAAGGCCAATGCGAAGCTTGCCAACATGTCGCTCGTCACCTCCATGCGCCTTTCCGTGCAGCCGGTGACGGAGGAGGAGTGGATCGAGGTCTGCCGCATGGGCGGTCTCGACAATCCTCCTCTTTGA
- a CDS encoding methyltransferase has product MKTDPDVFIRDNTDVLSPPHVPEVRLRLATEAHELWLKTEEELEEIGLPPPFWAFAWAGGQGLARHVLDHPGLVAGKSVLDFASGSGLVGIAARMAGATGVLAADIDPWSETAIRLNAALNGVAVGYTGEDLVGRDRGWDVVLAGDVFYDRAFADVLIPWFSALAARGATVLVGDPGRAYCPRERMEALGTYQVPVTRTLEDSEVKKTTVWRFDAVPATA; this is encoded by the coding sequence GTGAAGACCGATCCCGACGTCTTCATCCGCGACAACACGGATGTGCTGTCGCCGCCGCATGTGCCCGAGGTGCGGCTGCGCCTCGCCACCGAGGCGCACGAACTATGGCTGAAGACGGAAGAGGAACTGGAGGAGATCGGCCTGCCGCCGCCCTTCTGGGCCTTCGCCTGGGCGGGCGGACAGGGACTTGCCCGCCATGTTCTCGATCATCCCGGTCTCGTTGCCGGAAAATCGGTGCTGGACTTCGCCAGCGGCTCCGGCCTCGTCGGCATCGCGGCGCGCATGGCGGGCGCGACCGGCGTGCTGGCAGCGGACATCGATCCCTGGAGCGAAACGGCGATCCGCTTGAATGCCGCGCTCAATGGCGTCGCCGTCGGCTACACGGGCGAAGACCTCGTCGGCCGTGACCGGGGCTGGGACGTGGTGCTGGCCGGCGACGTCTTCTACGACCGCGCCTTTGCCGATGTGCTGATCCCGTGGTTTTCGGCGCTCGCCGCGCGAGGGGCGACGGTGCTGGTCGGCGATCCCGGCCGGGCCTATTGTCCGCGCGAGCGCATGGAGGCGCTCGGCACCTATCAGGTGCCCGTGACGCGGACCCTGGAGGACAGCGAGGTCAAGAAGACCACCGTCTGGCGTTTTGATGCGGTGCCGGCCACAGCCTGA
- the sdhC gene encoding succinate dehydrogenase, cytochrome b556 subunit, which yields MANVTRSRPLSPHLQVYKPIPTMVMSIVHRITGAALYFGTVLVAWWLIAAATGEAYFDWVSWFFGTWIGRLVLFGYTWALMHHMLGGLRHFMWDMGRGYEKHFSTKLALATPVVSVALTVLIWVVGYLAR from the coding sequence ATGGCGAATGTCACTCGAAGCCGGCCACTCTCGCCGCATCTCCAAGTCTACAAGCCGATCCCGACGATGGTCATGTCCATCGTGCATCGCATCACCGGCGCCGCCCTCTATTTCGGCACCGTCCTCGTCGCCTGGTGGCTGATCGCGGCCGCGACGGGCGAAGCCTATTTCGACTGGGTCAGCTGGTTCTTCGGCACCTGGATCGGCCGTCTCGTGCTCTTCGGCTATACCTGGGCGCTGATGCACCACATGCTCGGCGGCCTGCGCCACTTCATGTGGGACATGGGCCGCGGCTACGAGAAGCATTTTTCCACCAAGCTCGCGCTTGCCACGCCGGTCGTCTCCGTCGCCCTGACGGTGCTGATCTGGGTCGTCGGCTACCTGGCCCGCTGA